Part of the Hevea brasiliensis isolate MT/VB/25A 57/8 chromosome 16, ASM3005281v1, whole genome shotgun sequence genome is shown below.
tcactAGAATTGCATCGTAGCAAAAACAAATTGCGAGATCAGACTGCAAACTACAATTTAAAGAATCTCAATTGCCTTTCTCTTTATCAGCATGTCGAAACTAGATTCCTAATAAAGCAAAAGTAGTGCATAATTATTGAATTAtcacaaataaaaagaaaattcaataaaCATCCACAGCTTATTCTTGAATATTTACCTGTTTCCCACTACAACTGCTGGCTCTTTCACAATTTCCTTCAAAAAATCTACCACTTGATCCCTCCGTACCATGGCATCATACTCAATAATTGCTTTCTCGCTCCATCCAAAACCTAGCAAGTCTAAGGCATAAACCTTATATCTTTTGGCCAACTCAGGTATGTTGTATCTGTGAACATGCAAGAGGAAAAAAAGTCCTTCAAAGTTTAAGACATAGCAAATCATGTTTCATAACCAACAAACAAAAAATTCTAATCACTCGTGTCAAACTAAAAACCATGACAATAggacattttattattattattttttttttctgaatttcAATTATTTGCACTTGAAAATGCTTTGATGATTAAATTTATTGTTCTATTGCATTTTGCTTCAAGTATATAATTCACTATGTATCAAAGTTTCTATTCAGTAATTGGGTGACTAtctctttaatatatatatacacatagtaTTGATATTGCCTAAGCTTCACAAAATGACTCCaataatgaataaaaaaataGGTGCAGAGACATTTATTAAATCAAAGATGAGTGAAAAATCGAAGTACCTCTAATGAAATGCAGAAGCACCAAAACCATGAATGAGAACGATAGGAAACCCTTCTCCTTGCACTACATAATGTATTTTGTGACCCCGCCATGTCCAATAATTGTAGCCTTCTGGCTTGTATGGCAAGCTCTCAAGCCCTGAAAAAAAATGTCCAGCTTAATCAAATTGCTCTCAAGTGAGCACATGATATGCAGAGATGTAAGAATCAAAACTGTTAGTGACGATGACACGGCTTTCTGTAAGGAAAACAAATACAAATACCGTTAGTCAATGAGATTTTAGGCTAGCTAATCAACTACGAAAGTGGCGTCAAATTAGATGAAGATTTTTCTGTATTTGACCCAAAAGGAAAGGCTAAAATACACAAAAATTGAGTAGCTAAATGGCAAAAACTGACCTTTAACAGGTTCACTGAGAAGAACCCATGACTGAAACCCCAGAAGCCACAATTCCTTTGAAAGCAAAACTTTCCTGTTCATTACGCATTTGCTTCCTTCAAGCCAAAAAAGGGGGGAAAAAAGGGAAAGGGCAATAAATAAAAAACCCTCCCAATTCAATTAAAAGATTGATAAGAACCCAAAAAATTGAGAGAAGTTTAAAAAGCTTACTGTATTGAGCTAGTCTGGTAGGTGCAATAAATCTGGTGTTGGTTGAACTGAAGGGCTGTGACTTAAGCGGAGGCGACAAGGGACATGAAGGAGACACTGAACCCACCCTAAAACCATAAACTAATCCTTGAAGCTGTAAAAAAGGAACACGAATTCTTGCAAAAGCAAAGCGCATTACTGCTTTATATATAAAACTTTAAGGATTTCTGAATTTGTGTGGTCGGCGTGCGTTTGGAGTTGCGGCTGCCTCCAAGCCAGAAACCCACCTGacatgttagtaattattaattaattaattacagtAATAATTGAAACAGTTGAATTAAAAGAAACCCAAAAAGCAGTTGCTTCCAAAAACCAGAGAAAGACTATTGTTTTTTCCATTTTAATCAAAAGATTGTATCTTTTCCCCTACAGCGATTCGCCATCAATCTACAAAAGAAAACCGGTTCACATCCAGAAAGATAATGATTAATGAAGAATGTACAAGTGATCCAACAATGGAAACATTGAAGAAATAGAATAAAGTGATTAGAAGAATAACAGGAGCAGTTGATTCTGTTGGCATCAGA
Proteins encoded:
- the LOC131168986 gene encoding uncharacterized protein LOC131168986 — its product is MRFAFARIRVPFLQLQGLVYGFRVGSVSPSCPLSPPLKSQPFSSTNTRFIAPTRLAQYRSKCVMNRKVLLSKELWLLGFQSWVLLSEPVKGLESLPYKPEGYNYWTWRGHKIHYVVQGEGYNIPELAKRYKVYALDLLGFGWSEKAIIEYDAMVRRDQVVDFLKEIVKEPAVVVGNRNLVSTC